A section of the Armatimonadota bacterium genome encodes:
- a CDS encoding MFS transporter, whose amino-acid sequence MFKELSKHQRFVLIIAWLGWVFDVMEASFFGLTKQAMMKEMLGAAEYARIGTEWEGRIHGGMIIGWALGGLIFGIVADRWGRGRTLLLTVFIYCVFTGLTSLCQTPSQVLGARFLTGLGIGGEWAAGAALIAETVPNDFRARAAAFLQTAAAFGSIIGVFVSIGAGFANWRWVYVAGILPAVLCFVARFRLESDHKTPPNGGVGEAPGEPVGLLESPESSALTTAPTSSLTFTDSPNSGGVPPSNPLLQLLTTHPYNIRLLAAVLIGVVGIAGGGILPFWLPNLIKDALPGASDATVAYYKNLTMIVLHLGTLAGVLIFPPLTDRYGRRPLFAGFFIASGLMLYFTATKAVSLPLLFILPPLTSFFALGVTAGFGLYFPELFSTKFRATGSGIAYNTARILIAPLQAWIGTNAKTQGVGPTIGLVATIYVIGLIGLSFAPETRGKKLEV is encoded by the coding sequence ATGTTTAAGGAGCTGTCAAAGCACCAACGTTTCGTCCTCATCATCGCCTGGCTCGGCTGGGTGTTCGACGTGATGGAGGCGTCCTTCTTCGGCCTCACCAAACAAGCGATGATGAAGGAAATGCTCGGAGCTGCCGAGTACGCCCGCATCGGCACCGAGTGGGAAGGTCGCATCCATGGTGGGATGATTATTGGGTGGGCCCTCGGTGGCCTCATCTTCGGAATTGTCGCCGACCGCTGGGGACGCGGGCGGACTCTGTTGCTAACCGTCTTCATCTACTGTGTTTTCACCGGCCTCACTTCCCTTTGCCAGACTCCTTCGCAAGTTCTTGGGGCTCGCTTTTTGACCGGGCTCGGGATCGGCGGCGAATGGGCCGCCGGAGCCGCGTTGATCGCGGAAACCGTTCCAAACGATTTCCGCGCTCGCGCAGCGGCGTTTTTGCAGACGGCGGCGGCGTTTGGTTCGATCATCGGAGTCTTTGTCTCCATCGGGGCGGGTTTCGCGAATTGGCGCTGGGTGTATGTCGCGGGGATTCTTCCGGCGGTTTTGTGTTTTGTCGCACGGTTTCGGTTGGAGTCTGATCACAAAACTCCCCCGAATGGGGGAGTCGGTGAGGCTCCGGGCGAACCGGTGGGGCTATTGGAATCACCTGAGTCTTCTGCGCTTACGACAGCCCCCACCAGTTCACTAACGTTCACTGACTCCCCCAATTCTGGGGGAGTGCCTCCGTCAAATCCCCTCCTCCAGCTCCTCACCACCCACCCCTACAATATCCGACTCCTCGCCGCCGTGCTCATCGGGGTCGTCGGAATCGCGGGCGGCGGAATCCTTCCCTTCTGGCTCCCGAACTTGATCAAAGACGCCCTGCCTGGCGCGAGCGACGCTACCGTCGCCTACTACAAGAACCTCACGATGATCGTGCTTCATCTGGGCACCCTCGCCGGAGTTCTGATCTTCCCTCCGCTCACCGACCGTTATGGTCGCCGACCTCTGTTCGCAGGATTTTTCATAGCGAGTGGTTTGATGCTTTATTTCACGGCGACAAAGGCGGTCTCGTTGCCGTTGCTGTTCATTCTTCCGCCACTGACGAGCTTCTTCGCTCTAGGCGTCACCGCTGGCTTCGGACTCTATTTCCCCGAGTTGTTTAGTACCAAGTTCCGTGCTACCGGAAGCGGCATCGCCTACAACACCGCCCGGATCCTGATCGCTCCGCTGCAGGCGTGGATCGGCACAAACGCCAAGACCCAGGGCGTCGGACCGACCATCGGCCTGGTCGCGACGATCTACGTTATCGGACTGATCGGACTGAGCTTTGCGCCCGAAACCAGGGGAAAGAAGCTAGAGGTCTAG
- a CDS encoding DUF6596 domain-containing protein yields the protein MVARLTKKFGSEHVEAILDAVQESFVTALGSWPHHGTPNNQSGWLMKVAERRLIDTLRQTGRDAVMDEDNIIASRVEASEIGLYVMVCSPKLTIREQVCLALRTLAGLTSADIARLLLESEEAVQRRITRSKEKLSVEDLTLRNPEEHLPSILTVLYLMFTEGYEAGRGDEYVRPELAYSALRLGEELRSLLSNQCAELEALLALMHFHCARMPARVSQEGEMIFWEEQDPAQINQAHTRRGFDYLALAQSTKLLSRFHLEAGLAAAIVRGAGTGEVLEWHSMLAKFYPTPLNQIAFVISVGEHEGAERGLEGLRSLPDEIKIARPAHYASAMAFFLTKLGRKTEAREWYRRAMANAMSAPVKRGLERRLEELGD from the coding sequence ATGGTCGCTCGACTCACCAAGAAATTCGGCTCAGAGCACGTCGAAGCGATTCTAGATGCAGTCCAGGAGTCGTTCGTAACTGCGCTCGGCTCTTGGCCGCATCATGGTACTCCGAATAACCAAAGCGGCTGGCTGATGAAAGTCGCCGAACGACGATTGATCGATACGCTACGGCAAACTGGCAGGGACGCTGTCATGGACGAGGACAACATTATCGCCTCCAGGGTAGAAGCGAGCGAAATTGGCCTCTACGTCATGGTTTGCAGTCCAAAGCTGACGATCCGCGAACAGGTCTGCCTTGCTCTGCGAACCCTTGCTGGACTGACATCCGCCGATATCGCTCGGCTCTTGTTGGAATCCGAAGAGGCTGTTCAACGCCGAATCACCCGCAGCAAAGAAAAGCTCTCGGTAGAGGACCTTACCCTCCGTAATCCTGAGGAGCATTTGCCCTCTATCCTGACCGTGCTCTACTTGATGTTCACCGAAGGGTACGAAGCTGGTCGAGGCGATGAATACGTTCGGCCCGAGCTTGCGTATTCGGCCCTGCGACTTGGCGAAGAGTTGAGGAGTTTGCTCTCGAATCAGTGTGCCGAACTGGAGGCGCTCCTGGCATTGATGCACTTTCACTGCGCTCGAATGCCTGCACGGGTGAGCCAAGAGGGAGAGATGATCTTTTGGGAAGAGCAGGATCCAGCGCAGATCAACCAGGCTCACACTCGGCGGGGCTTCGACTATCTTGCCTTGGCTCAGTCGACAAAACTGCTCTCCCGCTTTCATCTTGAGGCAGGGCTAGCGGCGGCGATCGTTAGGGGTGCAGGGACCGGGGAGGTCTTGGAGTGGCATTCGATGCTGGCGAAGTTCTATCCGACTCCGTTGAACCAGATCGCCTTTGTCATCTCTGTAGGAGAGCACGAGGGTGCTGAGCGTGGGTTAGAAGGGTTGCGGTCTTTGCCCGACGAGATCAAGATCGCTCGTCCCGCCCACTACGCTTCCGCCATGGCGTTCTTTCTCACAAAGTTGGGTCGCAAGACGGAAGCTAGAGAGTGGTATCGGCGGGCAATGGCCAACGCGATGTCAGCTCCGGTGAAACGTGGGCTAGAGCGGCGATTGGAAGAACTGGGTGACTAG
- a CDS encoding YciI family protein produces MKNYLLTIFGSAEKEKAWESLPPEQMQESLAKYMAFTQRLIDEGRMIAGEGLSLIGATIQPFSLEVTEGPNVLAQELVSGFYYFKAESIEEAVSIAKDCPALLHGSKVEVREQMEY; encoded by the coding sequence ATGAAAAACTACCTACTCACCATCTTCGGCAGCGCAGAAAAGGAAAAGGCGTGGGAGTCGTTGCCGCCCGAGCAAATGCAGGAGTCACTTGCCAAGTACATGGCGTTTACCCAGAGGCTGATCGATGAGGGCAGGATGATCGCAGGAGAGGGTCTCAGCCTAATCGGGGCAACCATCCAGCCCTTTTCATTAGAGGTCACCGAAGGACCCAACGTTCTTGCCCAGGAACTTGTCAGCGGTTTCTACTACTTCAAAGCCGAATCCATTGAAGAAGCGGTGTCAATTGCAAAGGACTGCCCAGCGCTCTTACACGGGAGCAAAGTTGAAGTCCGCGAGCAGATGGAGTACTGA